Proteins from a genomic interval of Papaver somniferum cultivar HN1 chromosome 4, ASM357369v1, whole genome shotgun sequence:
- the LOC113275266 gene encoding ENHANCER OF AG-4 protein 2-like isoform X1, producing MEFMVKERGGGNCVKTKSNKLNLGDLVLAKVKAGFPAWPAKICRPEDWEREPDPKKYFVRFFGTAEIAFVSPADIQIFNKEAKKRVVSSLQEKPVQYFEAAVKEICEAFKEVEANLSGNKRIMENPQERLFLSEEQAQLRNGKHKMGTAEDLYSAKRLKHVSLGDKSVVKTVVKGDKHIKNKLSSPTVRTKNCVVSRIETCNLVSTPAGDEIVSTLKHRCLEFDATPNSKAQATPNTNNRKANRRKNGMPRPDCDTPVAQVHSRRRLVHQFDESDDEEECPTQPCTGSSKELKDVLPNALDSAHNIDNSQTQEDTGECRVKKLVLGGLENIPNPTQNGSAIPCLSPGPVRIEYQEASSSLGSENKHTMIGDKNLVGSLSTTKSVELKAAKSQQKASDASTPRKLQRGISKCSGLTGKKNQNQSADKTNRPTNSSDNLKITSRPNPQLNGSIIAIEQSVGPNSISPMKHLIAAAQAKRRVSNLQSSTHDGAFPSTVLSASTVQGSSPVPAKGTHSALSVSSTVMHTKDLFANRTSTSPSPHNHHITSQHQADPGPEEGKVGSRSRAPWESSSGNTEASVIRDAFEGMVETLTRTKESIGRATRLAIDCAKYDLANEVVELLIQKLENEPNFHRRVDLFFLVDSITQCSHGQKGIAGASYIPTVQAVLPRLLSAAAPLGSGAQENRRQCLKVMRLWLERKVLPEPLLRRYMDDIEVSKDNTTAGFCLRRPSRAERGVDDPIREMEGMFVDEYGSNASFQLPGLCSSHIFEEEDEEYLSTIACEEDASSPVEEVTHNLDEDQETHELIPSDGRHCVLEDADGDFEMEDVSCQPDVEGTIVFSNSFLVESQAKHSGSNFEMPPSNSTNPLPLFSGSPPLPLDSPPPPPPLPPSPPPPAPLSPPPPPPPSSSPPIPPPPPSSPPPLTPPPPTEPSPSPVSEAFLLSQQSLPSSLRPQPSLPSSPPFLSPLTLSEECFTPPSVNQTAVPLSLRPQPLVKSSSPSFLDQLALSEECFTPPNESQQSPPSSLRSQQSLASSSPPYSRQLALNEECFTPPSRTQTLPVSRNAPHIRLKHEMFSQHSPRIVTRDNQSGHLLRPSVYRQGDMYRSAQASDSNKQFHASNISYPRRPYQSAPPVKVSSDRASYTKPTMQHHSQKHYPHPYSYDSYSNGRRQHATDERWKVPLSDRNPENHNNSVAGGRVLSRTAAHVVQEGYSRSLPERPCSNNKGFQLVIHNPTTPGTRRTGHVPSKLTQSRYLYS from the exons atggAATTCATGGTGAAAGAAAGAGGCGGAGGAAATTGTGTGAAAACGAAGAGTAATAAACTTAATCTGGGGGATCTGGTTTTAGCTAAGGTTAAAGCAGGATTTCCAGCTTGGCCAGCTAAG ATTTGCCGGCCTGAAGATTGGGAAAGAGAACCTGATCCTAAGAAGTACTTTGTTCGATTCTTTGGAACTGCAGAAAT TGCTTTTGTTTCGCCAGCTGATATCCAGATATTTAATAAGGAAGcaaagaaaagagttgtatcGAGCCTCCAGGAAAAGCCTGTTCAATATTTCGAAGCTGCTGTTAAGGAAATCTGTGAGGCttttaaagaagtagaagcaAATTTAAGTGGAAACAAGAGAATTATGGAAAATCCCCAGGAAAGATTATTCTTATCTGAAGAGCAAGCACAACTTAGAAATGGAAAGCACAAAATGGGTACTGCTGAAGATTTATACAGCGCGAAAAGGTTGAAACATGTTTCTTTGGGTGATAAAAGTGTTGTGAAGACAGTTGTTAAAGGAGATAAACACATAAAAAATAAACTGTCCTCGCCAACCGTTAGAACTAAAAACTGTGTGGTATCAAGAATCGAAACATGTAATTTAGTATCTACACCTGCTGGTGATGAGATTGTTTCTACACTGAAGCACCGTTGCCTGGAATTTGATGCGACACCCAATTCAAAGGCTCAAGCTACTCCAAATACAAACAATAGAAAGGCGAATAGACGGAAAAATGGCATGCCCAGGCCTGACTGTGATACTCCTGTTGCCCAAGTCCACTCAAGGAGGAGATTAGTTCATCAATTCGATGAAAGTGATGACGAAGAAGAGTGCCCAACTCAGCCGTGTACCGGATCTTCTAAAGAATTGAAGGATGTGCTTCCAAATGCATTGGATTCTGCTCATAATATTGATAATAGCCAAACTCAGGAGGATACTGGAGAGTGCAGAGTAAAAAAATTGGTGTTAGGGGGATTGGAGAATATTCCGAATCCGACGCAAAATGGGTCTGCTATCCCATGTCTCTCCCCTGGTCCTGTGAGAATTGAATATCAAGAAGCATCCTCTTCCTTGGGATCGGAAAATAAACACACCATGATTGGGGATAAAAATTTAGTTGGGTCACTCTCTACAACCAAATCTGTAGAGCTCAAAGCAGCGAAGAGCCAGCAGAAAGCATCTGACGCTTCTACACCCAGGAAACTTCAGCGCGGGATAAGTAAATGTTCAGGTCTGACCGGCAAGAAGAATCAAAATCAGTCGGCAGATAAGACAAATAGGCCTACCAATTCAAGTGATAACTTGAAAATTACCTCAAGGCCTAATCCTCAGTTGAATGGTTCCATCATCGCTATAGAGCAATCTGTGGGTCCAAATTCAATTTCGCCTATGAAGCATCTTATTGCTGCAGCACAGGCGAAAAGGAGAGTGTCCAACTTGCAATCTTCTACCCATGATGGTGCTTTTCCCTCGACTGTTCTCAGTGCTTCTACAGTTCAGGGGTCGAGCCCAGTCCCTGCGAAAGGAACGCATTCGGCGCTGTCCGTCTCTAGCACTGTGATGCATACAAAAGATTTATTTGCTAACAGAACTTCAACATCCCCATCTCCTCATAACCATCACATCACGTCACAACATCAAGCTGATCCTGGACCTGAGGAGGGTAAAGTTGGTTCCCGATCCCGGGCACCTTGGGAGTCATCCAGTGGTAATACTGAAGCATCCGTCATCCGGGATGCTTTTGAAGGAATGGTAGAGACATTGACAAGGACAAAGGAAAGTATTGGGCGTGCGACCCGTCTTGCTATTGATTGCGCAAAGTATGATCTTGCCAATGAG GTTGTGGAACTTCTTATCCAAAAGTTGGAGAATGAGCCAAATTTTCATCGTAGAGTTGATTTGTTCTTTCTCGTGGATTCTATTACACAGTGTTCACATGGTCAGAAAG GAATTGCTGGAGCTTCTTACATTCCCACCGTACAAGCAGTGTTGCCGCGTCTTCTAAGCGCTGCTGCTCCACTTGGATCTGGTGCTCAAGAAAATCGTCGCCAATGTCTCAAG GTTATGCGTTTATGGCTTGAGCGGAAAGTCCTACCTGAGCCGCTTCTTAGACGctacatggatgatattgaagTTTCAAAGGACAATACAACAGCTGGATTTTGTCTTAGACGGCCATCTCGAGCTGAGCGTGGTGTAGATGATCCAATTAGAGAAATGGAAGGGATGTTTGTTGATGAGTATGGGAG CAATGCTTCTTTTCAGTTGCCTGGGCTTTGTTCTTCTCATATatttgaggaagaagatgaggaataTCTCTCTACCATTGCGTGTGAGGAAGATGCATCATCGCCAGTAGAAGAAGTCACCCATAATTTGGACGAAGACCAGGAAACGCATGAGCTCATTCCAAGTGACGGGCGTCATTGCGTATTGGAGGATGCTGACGGTGATTTTGAAATGGAAGATGTTTCCTGTCAACCAGATGTTGAGGGGACCATAGTCTTCAGCAATTCTTTTCTAGTGGAATCCCAGGCAAAACATTCAGGTAGCAATTTTGAAATGCCTCCAAGTAACTCAACCAATCCCCTGCCTCTTTTTTCGGGTTCTCCTCCATTACCTCTAGATTCCCCACCTCCCCCACCACCTTTACCTCCttccccaccaccaccagcaccattgTCTCCACCACCCcctccaccaccatcttcatctccacctataccaccaccaccgccatcatCGCCACCTCCACTTACACCTCCTCCACCAACAGAGCCATCGCCGTCTCCAGTTTCTGAAGCTTTCTTGCTATCCCAGCAATCACTACCGTCATCATTGAGGCCTCAGCCATCATTACCATCTTCACCCCCATTTTTGTCTCCACTGACTCTGTCTGAAGAGTGTTTTACTCCTCCAAGTGTGAACCAAACAGCAGTGCCATTGTCATTGAGACCTCAGCCATTGGTAAAATCTTCTTCACCTTCATTTTTGGATCAACTAGCTCTATCCGAAGAATGTTTTACGCCTCCAAATGAATCTCAAcaatcaccaccatcatcattgAGATCTCAGCAGTCACTAGCATCGTCTTCACCACCATATTCGAGGCAACTAGCTCTAAATGAGGAATGCTTTACGCCTCCAAGT AGAACCCAAACTCTTCCAGTATCTAGAAATGCTCCACACATTCGTTTAAAGCACGAGATGTTTTCACAGCATTCACCTCGCATAGTCACTAGGGATAATCAATCTGGCCATCTTTTAAGGCCTTCCGTGTATCGGCAAGGGGACATGTATCGAAGTGCTCAGGCATCTGATTCAAACAAGCAGTTTCATGCAAGCAATATATCTTATCCTCGGAGACCGTATCAGTCTGCACCCCCTGTAAAAGTCTCATCTGATCGTGCTTCATACACGAAGCCTACAATGCAGCACCATTCACAGAAACATTACCCCCATCCATATTCATATGACTCCTATTCGAATGGTCGGAGGCAGCATGCTACAGATGAACGGTGGAAGGTGCCTTTAAGTGATCGTAATCCAGAGAATCATAATAATTCAGTTGCTGGAGGGAGAGTTCTGTCACGTACTGCAGCACATGTGGTTCAAGAAG GCTATTCGCGGTCTCTTCCTGAAAGGCCGTGCAGTAACAACAAGGGATTCCAACTTGTTATCCACAATCCTACTACACCTGGGACTCGCAGAACAG GTCACGTACCATCCAAGCTGACGCAATCCAGATATCTGTACTCGTAA
- the LOC113275266 gene encoding ENHANCER OF AG-4 protein 2-like isoform X3 — protein MEFMVKERGGGNCVKTKSNKLNLGDLVLAKVKAGFPAWPAKICRPEDWEREPDPKKYFVRFFGTAEIAFVSPADIQIFNKEAKKRVVSSLQEKPVQYFEAAVKEICEAFKEVEANLSGNKRIMENPQERLFLSEEQAQLRNGKHKMGTAEDLYSAKRLKHVSLGDKSVVKTVVKGDKHIKNKLSSPTVRTKNCVVSRIETCNLVSTPAGDEIVSTLKHRCLEFDATPNSKAQATPNTNNRKANRRKNGMPRPDCDTPVAQVHSRRRLVHQFDESDDEEECPTQPCTGSSKELKDVLPNALDSAHNIDNSQTQEDTGECRVKKLVLGGLENIPNPTQNGSAIPCLSPGPVRIEYQEASSSLGSENKHTMIGDKNLVGSLSTTKSVELKAAKSQQKASDASTPRKLQRGISKCSGLTGKKNQNQSADKTNRPTNSSDNLKITSRPNPQLNGSIIAIEQSVGPNSISPMKHLIAAAQAKRRVSNLQSSTHDGAFPSTVLSASTVQGSSPVPAKGTHSALSVSSTVMHTKDLFANRTSTSPSPHNHHITSQHQADPGPEEGKVGSRSRAPWESSSGNTEASVIRDAFEGMVETLTRTKESIGRATRLAIDCAKYDLANEVVELLIQKLENEPNFHRRVDLFFLVDSITQCSHGQKGIAGASYIPTVQAVLPRLLSAAAPLGSGAQENRRQCLKVMRLWLERKVLPEPLLRRYMDDIEVSKDNTTAGFCLRRPSRAERGVDDPIREMEGMFVDEYGSNASFQLPGLCSSHIFEEEDEEYLSTIACEEDASSPVEEVTHNLDEDQETHELIPSDGRHCVLEDADGDFEMEDVSCQPDVEGTIVFSNSFLVESQAKHSGSNFEMPPSNSTNPLPLFSGSPPLPLDSPPPPPPLPPSPPPPAPLSPPPPPPPSSSPPIPPPPPSSPPPLTPPPPTEPSPSPVSEAFLLSQQSLPSSLRPQPSLPSSPPFLSPLTLSEECFTPPSVNQTAVPLSLRPQPLVKSSSPSFLDQLALSEECFTPPNESQQSPPSSLRSQQSLASSSPPYSRQLALNEECFTPPSYLEMLHTFV, from the exons atggAATTCATGGTGAAAGAAAGAGGCGGAGGAAATTGTGTGAAAACGAAGAGTAATAAACTTAATCTGGGGGATCTGGTTTTAGCTAAGGTTAAAGCAGGATTTCCAGCTTGGCCAGCTAAG ATTTGCCGGCCTGAAGATTGGGAAAGAGAACCTGATCCTAAGAAGTACTTTGTTCGATTCTTTGGAACTGCAGAAAT TGCTTTTGTTTCGCCAGCTGATATCCAGATATTTAATAAGGAAGcaaagaaaagagttgtatcGAGCCTCCAGGAAAAGCCTGTTCAATATTTCGAAGCTGCTGTTAAGGAAATCTGTGAGGCttttaaagaagtagaagcaAATTTAAGTGGAAACAAGAGAATTATGGAAAATCCCCAGGAAAGATTATTCTTATCTGAAGAGCAAGCACAACTTAGAAATGGAAAGCACAAAATGGGTACTGCTGAAGATTTATACAGCGCGAAAAGGTTGAAACATGTTTCTTTGGGTGATAAAAGTGTTGTGAAGACAGTTGTTAAAGGAGATAAACACATAAAAAATAAACTGTCCTCGCCAACCGTTAGAACTAAAAACTGTGTGGTATCAAGAATCGAAACATGTAATTTAGTATCTACACCTGCTGGTGATGAGATTGTTTCTACACTGAAGCACCGTTGCCTGGAATTTGATGCGACACCCAATTCAAAGGCTCAAGCTACTCCAAATACAAACAATAGAAAGGCGAATAGACGGAAAAATGGCATGCCCAGGCCTGACTGTGATACTCCTGTTGCCCAAGTCCACTCAAGGAGGAGATTAGTTCATCAATTCGATGAAAGTGATGACGAAGAAGAGTGCCCAACTCAGCCGTGTACCGGATCTTCTAAAGAATTGAAGGATGTGCTTCCAAATGCATTGGATTCTGCTCATAATATTGATAATAGCCAAACTCAGGAGGATACTGGAGAGTGCAGAGTAAAAAAATTGGTGTTAGGGGGATTGGAGAATATTCCGAATCCGACGCAAAATGGGTCTGCTATCCCATGTCTCTCCCCTGGTCCTGTGAGAATTGAATATCAAGAAGCATCCTCTTCCTTGGGATCGGAAAATAAACACACCATGATTGGGGATAAAAATTTAGTTGGGTCACTCTCTACAACCAAATCTGTAGAGCTCAAAGCAGCGAAGAGCCAGCAGAAAGCATCTGACGCTTCTACACCCAGGAAACTTCAGCGCGGGATAAGTAAATGTTCAGGTCTGACCGGCAAGAAGAATCAAAATCAGTCGGCAGATAAGACAAATAGGCCTACCAATTCAAGTGATAACTTGAAAATTACCTCAAGGCCTAATCCTCAGTTGAATGGTTCCATCATCGCTATAGAGCAATCTGTGGGTCCAAATTCAATTTCGCCTATGAAGCATCTTATTGCTGCAGCACAGGCGAAAAGGAGAGTGTCCAACTTGCAATCTTCTACCCATGATGGTGCTTTTCCCTCGACTGTTCTCAGTGCTTCTACAGTTCAGGGGTCGAGCCCAGTCCCTGCGAAAGGAACGCATTCGGCGCTGTCCGTCTCTAGCACTGTGATGCATACAAAAGATTTATTTGCTAACAGAACTTCAACATCCCCATCTCCTCATAACCATCACATCACGTCACAACATCAAGCTGATCCTGGACCTGAGGAGGGTAAAGTTGGTTCCCGATCCCGGGCACCTTGGGAGTCATCCAGTGGTAATACTGAAGCATCCGTCATCCGGGATGCTTTTGAAGGAATGGTAGAGACATTGACAAGGACAAAGGAAAGTATTGGGCGTGCGACCCGTCTTGCTATTGATTGCGCAAAGTATGATCTTGCCAATGAG GTTGTGGAACTTCTTATCCAAAAGTTGGAGAATGAGCCAAATTTTCATCGTAGAGTTGATTTGTTCTTTCTCGTGGATTCTATTACACAGTGTTCACATGGTCAGAAAG GAATTGCTGGAGCTTCTTACATTCCCACCGTACAAGCAGTGTTGCCGCGTCTTCTAAGCGCTGCTGCTCCACTTGGATCTGGTGCTCAAGAAAATCGTCGCCAATGTCTCAAG GTTATGCGTTTATGGCTTGAGCGGAAAGTCCTACCTGAGCCGCTTCTTAGACGctacatggatgatattgaagTTTCAAAGGACAATACAACAGCTGGATTTTGTCTTAGACGGCCATCTCGAGCTGAGCGTGGTGTAGATGATCCAATTAGAGAAATGGAAGGGATGTTTGTTGATGAGTATGGGAG CAATGCTTCTTTTCAGTTGCCTGGGCTTTGTTCTTCTCATATatttgaggaagaagatgaggaataTCTCTCTACCATTGCGTGTGAGGAAGATGCATCATCGCCAGTAGAAGAAGTCACCCATAATTTGGACGAAGACCAGGAAACGCATGAGCTCATTCCAAGTGACGGGCGTCATTGCGTATTGGAGGATGCTGACGGTGATTTTGAAATGGAAGATGTTTCCTGTCAACCAGATGTTGAGGGGACCATAGTCTTCAGCAATTCTTTTCTAGTGGAATCCCAGGCAAAACATTCAGGTAGCAATTTTGAAATGCCTCCAAGTAACTCAACCAATCCCCTGCCTCTTTTTTCGGGTTCTCCTCCATTACCTCTAGATTCCCCACCTCCCCCACCACCTTTACCTCCttccccaccaccaccagcaccattgTCTCCACCACCCcctccaccaccatcttcatctccacctataccaccaccaccgccatcatCGCCACCTCCACTTACACCTCCTCCACCAACAGAGCCATCGCCGTCTCCAGTTTCTGAAGCTTTCTTGCTATCCCAGCAATCACTACCGTCATCATTGAGGCCTCAGCCATCATTACCATCTTCACCCCCATTTTTGTCTCCACTGACTCTGTCTGAAGAGTGTTTTACTCCTCCAAGTGTGAACCAAACAGCAGTGCCATTGTCATTGAGACCTCAGCCATTGGTAAAATCTTCTTCACCTTCATTTTTGGATCAACTAGCTCTATCCGAAGAATGTTTTACGCCTCCAAATGAATCTCAAcaatcaccaccatcatcattgAGATCTCAGCAGTCACTAGCATCGTCTTCACCACCATATTCGAGGCAACTAGCTCTAAATGAGGAATGCTTTACGCCTCCAAGT TATCTAGAAATGCTCCACACATTCGTTTAA
- the LOC113275266 gene encoding ENHANCER OF AG-4 protein 2-like isoform X2, giving the protein MENPQERLFLSEEQAQLRNGKHKMGTAEDLYSAKRLKHVSLGDKSVVKTVVKGDKHIKNKLSSPTVRTKNCVVSRIETCNLVSTPAGDEIVSTLKHRCLEFDATPNSKAQATPNTNNRKANRRKNGMPRPDCDTPVAQVHSRRRLVHQFDESDDEEECPTQPCTGSSKELKDVLPNALDSAHNIDNSQTQEDTGECRVKKLVLGGLENIPNPTQNGSAIPCLSPGPVRIEYQEASSSLGSENKHTMIGDKNLVGSLSTTKSVELKAAKSQQKASDASTPRKLQRGISKCSGLTGKKNQNQSADKTNRPTNSSDNLKITSRPNPQLNGSIIAIEQSVGPNSISPMKHLIAAAQAKRRVSNLQSSTHDGAFPSTVLSASTVQGSSPVPAKGTHSALSVSSTVMHTKDLFANRTSTSPSPHNHHITSQHQADPGPEEGKVGSRSRAPWESSSGNTEASVIRDAFEGMVETLTRTKESIGRATRLAIDCAKYDLANEVVELLIQKLENEPNFHRRVDLFFLVDSITQCSHGQKGIAGASYIPTVQAVLPRLLSAAAPLGSGAQENRRQCLKVMRLWLERKVLPEPLLRRYMDDIEVSKDNTTAGFCLRRPSRAERGVDDPIREMEGMFVDEYGSNASFQLPGLCSSHIFEEEDEEYLSTIACEEDASSPVEEVTHNLDEDQETHELIPSDGRHCVLEDADGDFEMEDVSCQPDVEGTIVFSNSFLVESQAKHSGSNFEMPPSNSTNPLPLFSGSPPLPLDSPPPPPPLPPSPPPPAPLSPPPPPPPSSSPPIPPPPPSSPPPLTPPPPTEPSPSPVSEAFLLSQQSLPSSLRPQPSLPSSPPFLSPLTLSEECFTPPSVNQTAVPLSLRPQPLVKSSSPSFLDQLALSEECFTPPNESQQSPPSSLRSQQSLASSSPPYSRQLALNEECFTPPSRTQTLPVSRNAPHIRLKHEMFSQHSPRIVTRDNQSGHLLRPSVYRQGDMYRSAQASDSNKQFHASNISYPRRPYQSAPPVKVSSDRASYTKPTMQHHSQKHYPHPYSYDSYSNGRRQHATDERWKVPLSDRNPENHNNSVAGGRVLSRTAAHVVQEGYSRSLPERPCSNNKGFQLVIHNPTTPGTRRTGHVPSKLTQSRYLYS; this is encoded by the exons ATGGAAAATCCCCAGGAAAGATTATTCTTATCTGAAGAGCAAGCACAACTTAGAAATGGAAAGCACAAAATGGGTACTGCTGAAGATTTATACAGCGCGAAAAGGTTGAAACATGTTTCTTTGGGTGATAAAAGTGTTGTGAAGACAGTTGTTAAAGGAGATAAACACATAAAAAATAAACTGTCCTCGCCAACCGTTAGAACTAAAAACTGTGTGGTATCAAGAATCGAAACATGTAATTTAGTATCTACACCTGCTGGTGATGAGATTGTTTCTACACTGAAGCACCGTTGCCTGGAATTTGATGCGACACCCAATTCAAAGGCTCAAGCTACTCCAAATACAAACAATAGAAAGGCGAATAGACGGAAAAATGGCATGCCCAGGCCTGACTGTGATACTCCTGTTGCCCAAGTCCACTCAAGGAGGAGATTAGTTCATCAATTCGATGAAAGTGATGACGAAGAAGAGTGCCCAACTCAGCCGTGTACCGGATCTTCTAAAGAATTGAAGGATGTGCTTCCAAATGCATTGGATTCTGCTCATAATATTGATAATAGCCAAACTCAGGAGGATACTGGAGAGTGCAGAGTAAAAAAATTGGTGTTAGGGGGATTGGAGAATATTCCGAATCCGACGCAAAATGGGTCTGCTATCCCATGTCTCTCCCCTGGTCCTGTGAGAATTGAATATCAAGAAGCATCCTCTTCCTTGGGATCGGAAAATAAACACACCATGATTGGGGATAAAAATTTAGTTGGGTCACTCTCTACAACCAAATCTGTAGAGCTCAAAGCAGCGAAGAGCCAGCAGAAAGCATCTGACGCTTCTACACCCAGGAAACTTCAGCGCGGGATAAGTAAATGTTCAGGTCTGACCGGCAAGAAGAATCAAAATCAGTCGGCAGATAAGACAAATAGGCCTACCAATTCAAGTGATAACTTGAAAATTACCTCAAGGCCTAATCCTCAGTTGAATGGTTCCATCATCGCTATAGAGCAATCTGTGGGTCCAAATTCAATTTCGCCTATGAAGCATCTTATTGCTGCAGCACAGGCGAAAAGGAGAGTGTCCAACTTGCAATCTTCTACCCATGATGGTGCTTTTCCCTCGACTGTTCTCAGTGCTTCTACAGTTCAGGGGTCGAGCCCAGTCCCTGCGAAAGGAACGCATTCGGCGCTGTCCGTCTCTAGCACTGTGATGCATACAAAAGATTTATTTGCTAACAGAACTTCAACATCCCCATCTCCTCATAACCATCACATCACGTCACAACATCAAGCTGATCCTGGACCTGAGGAGGGTAAAGTTGGTTCCCGATCCCGGGCACCTTGGGAGTCATCCAGTGGTAATACTGAAGCATCCGTCATCCGGGATGCTTTTGAAGGAATGGTAGAGACATTGACAAGGACAAAGGAAAGTATTGGGCGTGCGACCCGTCTTGCTATTGATTGCGCAAAGTATGATCTTGCCAATGAG GTTGTGGAACTTCTTATCCAAAAGTTGGAGAATGAGCCAAATTTTCATCGTAGAGTTGATTTGTTCTTTCTCGTGGATTCTATTACACAGTGTTCACATGGTCAGAAAG GAATTGCTGGAGCTTCTTACATTCCCACCGTACAAGCAGTGTTGCCGCGTCTTCTAAGCGCTGCTGCTCCACTTGGATCTGGTGCTCAAGAAAATCGTCGCCAATGTCTCAAG GTTATGCGTTTATGGCTTGAGCGGAAAGTCCTACCTGAGCCGCTTCTTAGACGctacatggatgatattgaagTTTCAAAGGACAATACAACAGCTGGATTTTGTCTTAGACGGCCATCTCGAGCTGAGCGTGGTGTAGATGATCCAATTAGAGAAATGGAAGGGATGTTTGTTGATGAGTATGGGAG CAATGCTTCTTTTCAGTTGCCTGGGCTTTGTTCTTCTCATATatttgaggaagaagatgaggaataTCTCTCTACCATTGCGTGTGAGGAAGATGCATCATCGCCAGTAGAAGAAGTCACCCATAATTTGGACGAAGACCAGGAAACGCATGAGCTCATTCCAAGTGACGGGCGTCATTGCGTATTGGAGGATGCTGACGGTGATTTTGAAATGGAAGATGTTTCCTGTCAACCAGATGTTGAGGGGACCATAGTCTTCAGCAATTCTTTTCTAGTGGAATCCCAGGCAAAACATTCAGGTAGCAATTTTGAAATGCCTCCAAGTAACTCAACCAATCCCCTGCCTCTTTTTTCGGGTTCTCCTCCATTACCTCTAGATTCCCCACCTCCCCCACCACCTTTACCTCCttccccaccaccaccagcaccattgTCTCCACCACCCcctccaccaccatcttcatctccacctataccaccaccaccgccatcatCGCCACCTCCACTTACACCTCCTCCACCAACAGAGCCATCGCCGTCTCCAGTTTCTGAAGCTTTCTTGCTATCCCAGCAATCACTACCGTCATCATTGAGGCCTCAGCCATCATTACCATCTTCACCCCCATTTTTGTCTCCACTGACTCTGTCTGAAGAGTGTTTTACTCCTCCAAGTGTGAACCAAACAGCAGTGCCATTGTCATTGAGACCTCAGCCATTGGTAAAATCTTCTTCACCTTCATTTTTGGATCAACTAGCTCTATCCGAAGAATGTTTTACGCCTCCAAATGAATCTCAAcaatcaccaccatcatcattgAGATCTCAGCAGTCACTAGCATCGTCTTCACCACCATATTCGAGGCAACTAGCTCTAAATGAGGAATGCTTTACGCCTCCAAGT AGAACCCAAACTCTTCCAGTATCTAGAAATGCTCCACACATTCGTTTAAAGCACGAGATGTTTTCACAGCATTCACCTCGCATAGTCACTAGGGATAATCAATCTGGCCATCTTTTAAGGCCTTCCGTGTATCGGCAAGGGGACATGTATCGAAGTGCTCAGGCATCTGATTCAAACAAGCAGTTTCATGCAAGCAATATATCTTATCCTCGGAGACCGTATCAGTCTGCACCCCCTGTAAAAGTCTCATCTGATCGTGCTTCATACACGAAGCCTACAATGCAGCACCATTCACAGAAACATTACCCCCATCCATATTCATATGACTCCTATTCGAATGGTCGGAGGCAGCATGCTACAGATGAACGGTGGAAGGTGCCTTTAAGTGATCGTAATCCAGAGAATCATAATAATTCAGTTGCTGGAGGGAGAGTTCTGTCACGTACTGCAGCACATGTGGTTCAAGAAG GCTATTCGCGGTCTCTTCCTGAAAGGCCGTGCAGTAACAACAAGGGATTCCAACTTGTTATCCACAATCCTACTACACCTGGGACTCGCAGAACAG GTCACGTACCATCCAAGCTGACGCAATCCAGATATCTGTACTCGTAA